cacacacacacacatacatacatacccacacacacacacacacacacacacatatacccacacacacacacaaatacacacacacacgaatacacacacacacacagacacacacacacacacacacacacacacacatacacacacatacgcacactaAACGACCAAAGACATTCACTGAATCAGTACtaacattttattttgtcaaaactGTCATGCTGTGAAATCTCAGACGGTCAGGTAATAATATTCAAAGTCAAACTTGGTGCTCTCTGATCACATGCTGGCGGCCTTTTCAATGCAATGGTTCAGCACACCtgtaaaaaacaaaagacaatCTGTTTAATGGCTgtccagggatggccaaatcccAAAATGTTagtcgccagccgggcgagttacTGCAAGAGAGTCACTACCCCGCCAGAAATGTCGCTGACCCGCTGCATACCAAAGTTTTTCCATCTGATTTgaaactcgatattacaacccacaattttgcatttgaccagaatgttcactggccagccgggcaagttgccaggcggtttctattAGCCTGGCGGATTTTTTACTTGCCCCTGTCGACCGAGCGGACAATTTGGCAATCCTTGCTGTTGGTCTTTGCAATAAAGACAGAGAAATTAACCgtgagagagtgagggagagaaagagagagagacagccagacagacagacggacagaaaaacAGATACAGGCATATAAAATGACAGACAGAGGAAGTGATAGACAGAGGAAGTGACAGacatgacagacacacagacaaacggacgggacaggcagacagacagacacgcagaaacaaaaacaagcaggGGCAGTGACAGATAGaggaagtgacagacagaggaagtgacagacatgacagacatgacagacacacagacaaacggacagacagacagacacacagacagacagacatatagcaACACTTTACATGAGAGAACACATTTATATTCATTAGCTCCAAAGTTTCTTACAAGAAAACCAAATACTACTTTTATCTATTTTAAAACTAGTACCTATTAATAGATGACAGAATGGCACATTCAATGGTTGATAATTGTTCTATCCTCCTCAAAATGAATGAGCCACAATCCCAATAAAGCTCAGATCTTCCACACATCAGAAACATTATGTAATCAACAATGTCATCACTCATCGGACAGAATACTCAACATGATGCAACTTACGAAGATCTGCCAGGAACTCGATGAACTCTGACTGATCCAGCACATCATCTCCATCTATTGACGTAGTGATGACGTCATTAGTTCATTCGCATCAAACCATGCACAAATAATTACAAACATGCGAAATACTCGTGATCAGGATATGCTCAGCCTTTTACTGGCAgaaggcggggatgtagctcagtcggtagcgcgctggatttgtatccagttggccgctgtcagttcgtccccacgttcggcgagatatttatttctcagagtcaactttgtgtgcagactctcctcggtgtccgaacacccccgtgtgtacacgcaagcaagtgcgcacgaaaaagatcctgtaatccatgtcagagttcggtgggttatagaaacacgaaaatacccagcatgcttcctccgaaagcggcgtatggctgcctaaatggcggggtaaaaacggtcatacacgtaaaagccgtgggagtttcagcccaagaacgaacaaacaaaacaaactggcAGAAAAAAAGGAGGTAAATGAAAAGTGAGCATTTCCTCGTCACACATTTGACGCCACGTAATAAGGAAAACAATGCGAAGTAGAGAGACtgctaacaaaaaacaaaaatagaaaacaaTGTAAGGCAATACAATAAAACCTAATCGTCGTCATTTTCACGCATTTTCATTTAACTAGCTGGGTATAGACACCCACAATGTTCATATGTGGCAAATCCtagtgaatgggtttgagcttcaagtgaaacgtggattgtcaaagtaaaagcatATCAGGTTGCTTGTTTGAtctgtggaaccatcgcggctttgtattcgtgtttccgaggacaacgattgtacaaTGCACTCGTATAATTATACTCAATCAATGTCGACAATTACCGCGACGACTCATGGTCAGTTTGCAACTAAGATGTGCAATCGAAGTTGCACAACGAAAAGTCTAAAAGCACTTAACAAAAAAGGCACATGCTAAAAACTGACTGAAGTCACAACAAAGATGGCAGCGATGTGCAGTTTTTTTAGACTGGAGGAAAAGCGACTCACAGGTTACGTTTGGCATCACATACGAGTGTGACGTAATATTTCAAACACCTGACGGGTTTTGGAGCCCTACTGAATTGCATTCTAAAATAACGTTTACAATATCGCCCCCTCAAAATAATTTTGCGTTATTTTGCAATACCAATATGATAATACAAACGATATTTTGCGGCTTCTTGCTGGACTGTATTTTGTGTGTCGGTACTTGGGGAACACATCGCAATCTGTTACATCTTTATCAACCTCGGCCTGCAGGCTTTGCCGATAAAGATGAAGCAGAGGACGATGTCCTCCCCTCGGACCAACataaaaagctggtctgtcaacaagtcAACACACGTCTTATACTGTCTGATTGTGGGTCACAAGGCAAGCGAATAAGTATTGTATACTTGTTTGAATAGAGTAAGAACAACAGAAACAGCATGCTAATCATTATATCTATGACTGGGGCTGTCAGTTGACACACTCGGCTGACGACAGCTATGGTCAAGGTCAGAAAGTCGTGAATTCAAGCGgtcaaaacaaagctgaccACACACTCACCATCCACGGTCTCGAAGACGTCCTTGACCACGTCGAAGCTGAGACCAAGGAGCAGTGCTGGGTTGTCCCCGATAGCATCACAGGCACCGTCCATAGCGTTGC
This region of Littorina saxatilis isolate snail1 linkage group LG8, US_GU_Lsax_2.0, whole genome shotgun sequence genomic DNA includes:
- the LOC138972216 gene encoding uncharacterized protein, encoding MRCGTVVVVLMVASFVSQSEAGWGSIFKNIKEGVNKATDWVKDNCSVNLTGPDCTIVSGKRGVGNRGNAMDGACDAIGDNPALLLGLSFDVVKDVFETVDDGDDVLDQSEFIEFLADLRVLNHCIEKAASM